The following are from one region of the Methanolacinia paynteri genome:
- a CDS encoding carboxypeptidase-like regulatory domain-containing protein — translation MDNKRIFAACFIFFILLFLIPPVSASTTTLTITVTDDYDGSAIEDASIYIAGTYVGETDSDGEYEYTHSKSEKFRVTIKKDGYDYWTDMVSYTRTSLDVKLERASGSLTINILDSDTLKPIEDAIVKVSGDDIDDSESTDDDGSAEFSVYTGSTYIVVVKKDNYNSIEREVEMDESSMDVDYLLQRNDRVIFQVTESESGLPLDGVSVYIDGDLEGVTDSEGRLNVYLDHEESYYIEIKVDEYQSYTDTHYFGIDDIIYSVSISKTLYPVSIAVYDSNKVPIEEAEIYIDDIYFGKSDDYGQSDVTNLNAGEHTFEIRKTGYSDWEETVLIDGVGDNIVATMESIRADVTVVVEDSNHNAISGASVILDGKSIGSTNSQGTITTELLTDSDYTFSVTKDGYKDLTQTEDVPLGSTEMTITLTMESSFNTALLGGVVVLIVIVVIVVYALKFVGKRDRRGRGRYPGGRDGGSL, via the coding sequence ATGGATAATAAACGAATATTTGCAGCCTGCTTTATCTTCTTTATCCTGCTTTTTCTGATACCCCCGGTTTCAGCCAGCACAACAACTCTTACAATAACTGTAACTGATGATTATGATGGCTCAGCAATAGAAGATGCTTCTATCTATATTGCAGGGACTTATGTTGGAGAAACGGATTCTGATGGTGAATATGAATATACCCATTCCAAGAGTGAAAAATTCAGGGTGACTATTAAAAAAGACGGATATGACTACTGGACAGATATGGTGTCATATACCAGAACTTCACTGGACGTTAAACTTGAAAGAGCGAGCGGATCTTTAACAATAAATATTCTGGATTCGGATACTCTCAAACCGATAGAGGATGCAATTGTTAAGGTCTCTGGAGATGACATAGATGACAGTGAATCGACGGATGACGATGGTTCTGCTGAATTTTCGGTTTACACGGGTTCAACGTATATCGTAGTTGTCAAAAAGGACAATTACAATTCCATTGAAAGGGAAGTCGAGATGGACGAGAGTTCAATGGACGTAGACTATCTGCTCCAGAGAAACGATCGTGTAATATTTCAGGTCACCGAATCCGAGAGCGGACTTCCGCTTGACGGAGTCTCAGTGTATATAGACGGCGATCTTGAAGGTGTAACAGACAGTGAGGGTCGTCTGAACGTATATCTGGATCATGAGGAATCTTATTATATCGAGATTAAGGTTGATGAATATCAGTCTTACACAGACACTCACTATTTCGGCATCGATGATATAATATATTCTGTTTCGATATCAAAGACGCTGTACCCGGTTTCAATAGCCGTATATGACTCCAACAAAGTTCCTATTGAAGAGGCAGAGATTTATATCGATGACATTTATTTCGGCAAATCCGATGATTACGGCCAAAGCGACGTCACAAATCTGAATGCCGGCGAACATACCTTCGAAATAAGGAAGACCGGCTATTCTGACTGGGAGGAGACAGTTCTAATCGATGGAGTGGGTGATAATATTGTCGCTACTATGGAGAGCATCCGGGCTGATGTCACCGTAGTCGTAGAAGACAGTAATCATAATGCCATCTCCGGTGCATCCGTAATTCTTGACGGAAAAAGCATTGGATCGACAAACTCACAGGGTACTATTACTACAGAGCTTCTGACAGATTCGGATTATACATTTTCGGTTACTAAGGACGGTTATAAAGACTTAACACAGACTGAAGACGTGCCTTTAGGCAGCACTGAGATGACAATAACACTGACAATGGAGAGCTCATTCAATACCGCACTTTTAGGCGGAGTCGTTGTGCTGATAGTTATTGTCGTAATTGTGGTATATGCCCTGAAATTTGTAGGAAAGAGGGATAGAAGAGGAAGGGGGAGATATCCCGGCGGCAGAGACGGAGGAAGTCTCTGA
- a CDS encoding VWA domain-containing protein, which yields MLFFFVSTVYALDSDEITIVSDKDWMTAGGDPAVIEVIVSNTSVSVQSVEFEAYMVVDEEESGGNISLPSTTVSYPVSVGNATPSTDTVSPWKTDFYCEKSGIADIQVTVNYIADGYADSLTKEFPQKVDHASMYSFASVDYDYEATVNSIVPITISAVDKYGNRIDSKKEEDVGGTSESFELISSPETSEFWDGSDFTSNIIDVYVNSTGYAEALFRISEIAGTNLVNIVPSSGIDSKILTITSLADAEPVDIVVTVSPASGDPPYQPADGESKFYITYQLIDQWGNPSGNRQLYIEPTDPDESAFYRASNSSGKIEISYGPQEIKGIYSLIATSVDNLSISRETDLEFVSTDPTDMLLTANPQVMPSHDVDTAFTSELRAKVIDEKGNPVMGETVTFSIIDGEYPDSQLAVPYLESISAVSDQDGLAVINFVPGTFETDWDATDYSKLANASCQVRAQWNTTVRQIDLEWKNYPYLTVKTNVTPETVAVNDTVTVTIQLIGDGWALQPDPIDVMLTADRSGSMLRDYPDRMVSLMDALEDFGIEMKEGWDRLGLVSFGTYGNADIIDYGNRYWAGYDNSYSDDYEYISEHYAGNDKNYNDYATIDLELTEDFSEYNTEVKALVPDDGTPMRKGLYYSIKHLRDNGRDDAVKAVVVLSDGDYNYYGDPLARGYGGTKWDWSSMQNNYYTFSDLNYPEQDMRVFAKDNGIKIFSIAYADGISSAGKAVLQSLAEDTGGKYYYAPSGDDLKEIYEDIAGELKEAAGVDTAMELMFQDVEINNQTVSNTGSDTVLEYVYDPEISTLIENRYGNGTYTSEIVDQSAWWAENKSLYFGVGTVYLNQTWQATYVLKVEKAGNINLFNDSSYITFNNGTDTLKLPDTYFTAVADLNSTGVNFTSMDVSNFEITSTDTDLIHLRWTLDYTGTYSVSQELSYHRQGDESGWIHFNTMDDVSGPVSSLSQESSFAIRDLPPGNYNIRLTASAPDTADDVEELSTIVGSSVDAYIKLE from the coding sequence ATGTTGTTTTTTTTTGTTTCCACGGTCTATGCTCTGGATTCTGATGAAATAACGATAGTATCCGATAAAGACTGGATGACTGCGGGGGGCGATCCTGCTGTAATCGAAGTCATTGTGAGCAATACGTCCGTTTCAGTTCAGAGCGTTGAGTTTGAGGCTTATATGGTCGTTGATGAGGAAGAATCGGGTGGAAACATAAGTCTCCCGTCTACAACTGTTTCATATCCTGTTTCTGTTGGTAATGCAACCCCTTCAACAGATACGGTTTCTCCATGGAAAACTGATTTTTATTGTGAAAAAAGCGGAATTGCCGATATTCAGGTAACTGTAAATTATATTGCCGACGGTTACGCCGACTCACTTACAAAGGAATTCCCGCAGAAAGTAGATCATGCTTCAATGTATTCTTTTGCATCCGTTGATTACGATTATGAGGCCACTGTAAACAGTATCGTTCCGATCACAATAAGTGCTGTAGACAAATACGGGAACCGTATTGACAGCAAAAAAGAGGAGGATGTGGGGGGAACATCCGAATCATTCGAACTTATCTCTAGTCCCGAGACTTCGGAATTCTGGGATGGTTCCGATTTCACCAGTAATATCATTGATGTTTATGTTAATTCGACAGGATATGCGGAAGCTCTCTTCCGCATATCAGAGATCGCAGGGACGAATCTCGTAAATATAGTCCCTTCATCGGGCATTGACTCCAAAATTCTGACTATCACCAGTCTGGCAGACGCCGAACCAGTAGATATAGTAGTTACAGTCAGTCCGGCCTCCGGAGATCCCCCGTATCAGCCTGCAGACGGGGAAAGCAAATTCTATATTACCTACCAGTTGATTGACCAGTGGGGCAATCCTTCCGGAAACAGGCAGCTGTACATAGAGCCGACCGATCCTGATGAATCTGCATTTTACAGGGCTTCAAACTCCTCAGGAAAGATTGAGATCTCCTATGGTCCGCAGGAGATCAAGGGAATTTATTCTCTTATCGCAACTTCTGTAGATAACTTGAGTATTTCCAGGGAGACTGATCTCGAATTCGTAAGCACAGATCCGACGGATATGCTTCTTACCGCTAATCCACAGGTAATGCCGAGCCATGATGTGGATACTGCCTTCACGTCGGAACTTCGTGCCAAGGTAATCGATGAGAAGGGAAATCCGGTAATGGGGGAGACTGTAACATTCTCGATAATAGACGGTGAATATCCTGATTCACAACTGGCCGTCCCGTATCTTGAAAGCATCTCGGCAGTATCTGATCAGGATGGTCTCGCGGTAATTAATTTTGTTCCCGGAACTTTTGAGACAGACTGGGACGCGACTGACTATTCAAAACTGGCCAATGCGTCCTGCCAGGTGCGTGCACAGTGGAATACGACTGTCCGGCAGATCGATCTCGAATGGAAGAACTATCCATACCTGACTGTAAAAACTAATGTAACTCCTGAAACAGTAGCCGTAAACGATACAGTTACCGTAACTATTCAGCTTATCGGCGACGGGTGGGCGCTCCAGCCCGATCCTATTGATGTGATGCTTACTGCCGATCGGTCGGGCAGTATGCTGAGAGATTACCCTGACAGGATGGTCTCTCTTATGGACGCACTGGAAGATTTCGGGATCGAGATGAAGGAAGGATGGGATCGGCTGGGGCTGGTCTCATTCGGAACTTACGGTAATGCGGATATCATAGATTATGGTAACAGGTACTGGGCGGGGTATGATAATTCATATTCCGATGATTATGAATATATCTCCGAGCACTATGCTGGAAACGATAAGAACTATAACGATTATGCAACTATCGATCTTGAACTGACAGAGGATTTTTCAGAATATAATACTGAAGTCAAGGCTCTTGTCCCGGATGACGGAACCCCGATGAGAAAAGGCCTGTATTATTCTATAAAGCATCTCCGCGATAACGGTAGGGATGATGCCGTGAAGGCTGTCGTAGTCCTGTCCGACGGTGATTATAATTACTACGGTGACCCCCTTGCAAGAGGGTACGGGGGTACAAAATGGGACTGGAGTTCTATGCAGAATAATTATTACACTTTCAGCGATCTCAATTATCCAGAGCAGGATATGAGAGTCTTTGCAAAAGACAATGGCATAAAGATATTCTCAATAGCATATGCAGACGGGATCTCATCGGCAGGCAAAGCAGTTCTCCAGAGTCTTGCCGAGGATACCGGTGGGAAATATTATTATGCACCATCCGGAGACGATCTGAAGGAGATCTATGAAGATATCGCAGGTGAGCTGAAAGAGGCGGCAGGTGTGGATACTGCTATGGAACTGATGTTCCAGGATGTAGAGATCAACAATCAAACCGTCTCCAATACGGGAAGTGACACTGTTCTTGAGTATGTTTACGATCCAGAGATCTCAACTCTCATAGAGAACCGATACGGCAACGGAACATACACCTCTGAAATTGTGGACCAAAGTGCGTGGTGGGCGGAGAACAAATCCCTGTATTTCGGTGTTGGTACTGTCTACCTGAACCAGACCTGGCAGGCTACTTATGTTCTTAAGGTAGAAAAAGCAGGAAACATCAACTTGTTCAATGATTCCTCATATATAACGTTCAATAATGGTACTGATACCCTGAAGCTTCCTGATACGTATTTCACAGCCGTTGCGGATTTAAACTCGACAGGAGTTAACTTCACATCCATGGATGTCTCAAATTTTGAGATTACAAGTACCGACACCGATCTAATCCATCTCAGGTGGACCCTTGATTATACCGGTACATACTCTGTTTCCCAGGAACTCAGTTATCACAGGCAGGGTGACGAAAGCGGCTGGATTCATTTCAATACTATGGATGATGTCTCCGGGCCGGTCTCATCTCTTTCCCAGGAATCATCATTTGCAATTCGCGATCTGCCGCCGGGGAATTATAATATCAGGCTCACCGCTTCCGCACCCGATACGGCAGATGATGTTGAAGAGTTGAGTACTATAGTTGGATCCTCCGTGGATGCTTATATAAAGCTGGAATAG
- a CDS encoding hybrid sensor histidine kinase/response regulator, with product MAPLSIIYIDDDPHLLEFGKSFLGQSAEFSVKTFTCASEAAGDLLSGEHADVIISGSLDGISIFHTLRQHGITTPFILFTGDGRENTTIDALNGETVFYVRKVGSPEQQFADLIKAILRATGKGTGETYEKNAELYRWLSENAPPEIMENLNEVFYVLDINATVIYVSRNIRSISGYSAFDVIGRSYVELVHPNDIDGRLSQFFSNLSGSNEATEYRFLKADGSSAWVKTAARPIFIEGRVIGIQGILTDITSLKTMEKALRESEEQYRDLAANAPIGILTCDTQGNITYINQRGLDLIGSPGEEETRTVNLLEFPSLINIGFSEMLLKSIDSGFSIPPFEGEYCSRWGKKAYYRVHISPIIDQEIVTGARIILDDISEQKISEIALDKANRKLKLLSEITRHDILNQIMVVQGYTEFAEELSVDTVQTDYLRRVKDAAAAIRRHTEFAREYERLDVEKPVWLSLDDIVGKMDDSPIPIIYDCSDISIHADPMVERVFLNLMDNTVRHADGATCVRIGYSKAGSGLLITWEDDGSGVPEDLKERIFDRGYGNNTGFGLFLAREILGITGIEITEKGVPGDGARFEILVPEGGYRLTGQ from the coding sequence ATGGCGCCGCTCTCCATAATTTATATCGACGATGATCCGCATCTTTTAGAATTTGGCAAATCCTTTCTTGGGCAAAGTGCGGAGTTTTCCGTTAAAACATTCACTTGCGCTTCTGAGGCGGCAGGTGATCTGCTCTCCGGGGAACATGCCGATGTAATTATCTCGGGATCTTTGGATGGAATCAGTATATTCCATACCCTTCGACAGCACGGGATTACAACACCTTTCATTCTTTTCACAGGTGACGGGCGCGAAAATACCACAATCGATGCATTGAACGGCGAAACCGTCTTTTATGTCCGGAAAGTGGGGAGTCCCGAACAGCAGTTCGCTGATCTAATCAAGGCGATCCTGCGCGCTACCGGTAAAGGTACTGGAGAGACATACGAAAAAAACGCGGAATTGTACAGATGGTTATCAGAAAATGCGCCTCCCGAAATTATGGAGAACCTCAATGAAGTATTTTATGTCCTGGATATAAATGCCACCGTCATCTATGTATCGCGGAATATCAGATCGATATCCGGTTATTCTGCTTTCGATGTGATCGGGCGATCCTATGTTGAACTTGTCCACCCCAATGACATAGACGGGAGGCTTTCCCAGTTCTTTTCAAATCTTTCCGGAAGCAACGAAGCAACAGAATATCGTTTTCTCAAAGCTGATGGCAGTTCTGCCTGGGTGAAGACGGCTGCCCGTCCGATATTCATTGAAGGTCGCGTGATCGGGATTCAGGGCATTCTTACAGATATAACCAGCCTGAAAACGATGGAAAAGGCATTGCGGGAGAGCGAAGAGCAGTACCGCGACCTTGCAGCGAATGCACCGATCGGTATACTAACCTGCGATACCCAGGGAAACATCACTTACATAAACCAGCGCGGTCTGGATCTTATCGGATCTCCGGGGGAGGAGGAAACCCGGACAGTCAACCTCCTGGAATTTCCATCTTTGATCAATATCGGATTTTCAGAGATGCTTCTGAAATCCATAGATTCAGGTTTTTCCATTCCTCCGTTTGAAGGGGAATATTGTAGCAGGTGGGGAAAAAAAGCCTACTATCGTGTACATATATCTCCAATTATCGACCAGGAAATTGTCACAGGAGCCAGGATTATCCTGGATGATATATCCGAGCAAAAAATATCCGAGATCGCTCTCGATAAAGCAAACAGGAAACTTAAACTTCTCTCTGAGATCACCCGTCACGATATCCTGAACCAGATCATGGTGGTCCAGGGATACACCGAATTTGCAGAGGAGCTGAGTGTCGATACCGTTCAGACGGATTATCTCCGGAGGGTAAAGGATGCGGCGGCAGCCATCCGTCGTCATACCGAGTTTGCAAGAGAGTATGAACGACTGGATGTGGAAAAACCGGTCTGGCTCTCACTGGATGATATCGTTGGGAAGATGGATGATTCGCCAATTCCCATTATTTACGACTGTTCTGATATCTCGATCCATGCCGATCCGATGGTGGAGCGCGTCTTTTTGAACCTGATGGACAATACCGTCCGCCATGCCGACGGGGCTACCTGCGTGCGGATCGGGTATTCAAAGGCAGGGTCAGGCCTCCTGATAACTTGGGAAGACGACGGCTCCGGTGTCCCTGAAGACCTGAAGGAGCGAATTTTTGATCGTGGTTATGGGAATAACACCGGTTTCGGTCTGTTCCTCGCACGGGAGATCCTCGGGATCACAGGTATTGAGATCACAGAGAAAGGCGTACCGGGTGATGGAGCGAGATTTGAGATCCTTGTGCCTGAAGGCGGGTACAGGTTGACAGGTCAATAA
- a CDS encoding ACT domain-containing protein, translating into MKKNDHIIKQISVFSENKPGRLAAIARALQDEKINIFAFSIAEAKGFGVVRLLVDKPEAALKKLADIGFMVSFTDVIAVRMKDKPGGLFDIAKILGESEINIEYSYAYSGKEAAVLILRVDRIDEAIEKLIKCGADLLKAEMFS; encoded by the coding sequence ATGAAAAAGAATGACCATATCATAAAGCAGATCTCGGTATTCTCCGAGAACAAGCCGGGAAGACTGGCCGCAATAGCAAGAGCGCTGCAGGATGAAAAGATTAACATCTTCGCATTTTCCATTGCTGAGGCGAAAGGCTTCGGAGTCGTTCGCCTGCTTGTAGACAAACCTGAAGCAGCTCTTAAAAAACTGGCTGATATAGGTTTCATGGTCTCGTTTACCGATGTAATTGCGGTCAGGATGAAGGACAAGCCGGGCGGTCTCTTTGACATTGCAAAGATACTCGGGGAGTCGGAGATCAATATTGAATATTCCTATGCCTACTCCGGAAAAGAGGCTGCTGTCCTTATACTAAGGGTGGATCGCATAGACGAGGCCATAGAAAAGCTGATCAAATGCGGAGCGGACCTGCTCAAAGCTGAAATGTTCAGTTAA
- a CDS encoding phenylacetate--CoA ligase family protein codes for MKWDPRIEEIPLEQLAELQYKRMKTLVYRLYSFSDFYHKRMKEHNVHPDDIRSLDDVKKLPFMYKSDLRDNYPDKIFTASQDELVRYHVSSGTTGKPTVVGYTRNDLEIWTTSLARALTGCGIGRGDVMQVSYGYGLFTGGLGLHYGAERVGATVVPTSVGNTERQIELMQDLRVTAIASTPSYLVHIGEVADKMGVSIDKDTDLRTAVLGAEPWSVQMKKHIEDKMGITAHNIFGTSEMSGPMFCDCAEQNGIHIWGDIAYTEIVDPDTGEQLQPGEKGELVMTILQKEALPMIRYRVGDITSMNTEVCACGRTHPRIDRLQGRVDDMLIIRGINVFPSQVEHALLGIPEVSGHFMIIVDRKGALDEMLVQVEMNPEAFSDKVEDINEIRRNVSHVLRNSLNVSVGVELAAPGSLPRFEGKAKRVIDRRMN; via the coding sequence TTGAAATGGGACCCGCGAATTGAGGAGATACCCTTAGAGCAGCTTGCAGAACTTCAGTACAAACGGATGAAGACGCTTGTATACAGGCTCTACAGCTTCTCGGATTTCTATCACAAAAGGATGAAGGAACACAACGTTCACCCGGATGATATCAGGTCACTGGATGATGTCAAAAAACTGCCCTTCATGTACAAGAGCGACCTGAGAGACAACTACCCCGACAAGATCTTCACTGCATCACAGGACGAACTGGTAAGATACCATGTCTCCTCAGGAACAACAGGGAAACCGACGGTCGTCGGCTACACCCGGAACGATCTCGAGATCTGGACTACATCGCTTGCAAGAGCGCTTACCGGATGCGGAATCGGACGCGGGGATGTCATGCAGGTCTCCTACGGCTACGGCCTGTTCACAGGAGGACTGGGACTTCATTACGGTGCGGAGAGAGTCGGCGCCACCGTCGTCCCGACAAGCGTAGGCAACACCGAGCGCCAGATCGAGCTTATGCAGGACCTGAGGGTCACGGCAATCGCAAGTACCCCATCCTACCTGGTCCACATTGGGGAGGTTGCCGATAAGATGGGTGTCTCGATCGACAAAGATACCGATCTCAGGACGGCCGTCCTCGGTGCAGAACCGTGGTCGGTGCAGATGAAAAAGCATATTGAGGACAAAATGGGCATCACGGCCCACAACATCTTCGGAACCTCCGAGATGTCAGGGCCGATGTTTTGCGACTGTGCAGAGCAGAACGGGATCCACATATGGGGAGATATCGCCTATACGGAGATTGTTGATCCTGATACCGGCGAGCAGCTCCAGCCCGGCGAGAAGGGCGAACTTGTCATGACAATCCTCCAGAAAGAGGCACTCCCGATGATCCGCTACAGGGTCGGAGATATTACCTCGATGAACACCGAGGTCTGCGCCTGCGGAAGGACCCACCCGAGGATCGACAGGCTCCAGGGTCGTGTTGACGACATGCTGATCATCAGGGGAATAAACGTATTCCCGTCGCAGGTTGAACATGCACTTCTCGGAATTCCGGAAGTTTCCGGTCATTTCATGATCATAGTGGACAGGAAAGGGGCACTCGACGAGATGCTCGTCCAGGTTGAGATGAATCCCGAGGCGTTCTCGGACAAGGTAGAAGATATAAACGAGATCCGCCGCAATGTATCACATGTCCTGAGGAACTCGCTCAACGTCAGCGTAGGGGTGGAACTTGCCGCACCGGGATCACTTCCAAGATTCGAGGGAAAGGCAAAACGTGTAATCGACAGGAGGATGAACTGA
- a CDS encoding phenylacetate--CoA ligase family protein: MFWNKEMETLRGNALEDLQVKRLRQTIRQAEKVPFFKAVLKEKNVSADDINEITDVSKLPFTTKKDLQGGYPFGFMAVPKKEIIRIHTTSGTTGKPTVVGYTRKDLDNWSELIARNMTMVGLTDEDTFQNAVNYGLFTGGLGFHYGAEKIGMTVIPSGTGNTKRQIEMIDDFGVTAVHCTPSYAMHLAEVAEAMGTTLETFKTGLFGAEPWSENTRKTLEKKLGVTAYDSYGMSEMYGPGAAFECPERDGLHFWHDCYLIEIIDPVTEEVLGPGERGELVVTPLVKEAMPLLRYRTGDITCILDDECPCGRGARIARLTGRSDDMLVIRGINVFPSQIEHVLRSIPEVGDQFMVYVDRINHLDEMTIDVEIKKEYFSGELKDLEKIQKKIIHALKETLNLRTKVNLVEHDSLPRFEGKAKRVIDRRGDSI; encoded by the coding sequence ATGTTCTGGAACAAGGAGATGGAGACGCTTCGCGGAAATGCCCTTGAAGACCTTCAGGTCAAAAGGCTCCGCCAGACTATCAGGCAGGCTGAGAAAGTCCCCTTTTTTAAAGCAGTCCTGAAGGAAAAGAATGTCTCCGCGGATGATATCAATGAAATAACCGACGTATCTAAACTCCCCTTTACTACAAAAAAAGACCTGCAGGGGGGATACCCGTTCGGGTTCATGGCCGTCCCGAAAAAAGAGATCATACGAATCCACACAACCTCGGGAACTACCGGCAAGCCCACGGTCGTCGGATATACAAGAAAGGATCTTGATAACTGGTCCGAGCTTATTGCAAGAAACATGACGATGGTAGGCCTGACCGACGAAGACACGTTCCAGAATGCAGTCAATTACGGACTATTCACAGGCGGACTCGGTTTCCACTACGGCGCCGAGAAGATAGGAATGACCGTTATCCCGAGCGGGACAGGAAATACAAAACGACAGATCGAAATGATCGACGATTTCGGTGTAACGGCAGTCCACTGCACGCCGAGTTACGCAATGCACCTTGCCGAAGTTGCGGAAGCCATGGGAACTACGCTTGAAACATTCAAAACCGGACTCTTCGGCGCAGAACCATGGTCGGAAAATACAAGAAAAACCCTGGAGAAGAAGCTCGGAGTCACGGCCTACGACTCCTACGGTATGAGCGAGATGTACGGGCCCGGCGCTGCATTCGAATGTCCGGAGAGAGACGGCCTTCACTTCTGGCATGACTGCTATCTTATCGAAATCATTGATCCTGTAACTGAAGAGGTGCTCGGACCAGGCGAACGCGGCGAACTGGTCGTAACCCCGCTCGTCAAGGAGGCAATGCCCCTTCTCAGGTACAGGACCGGCGATATCACCTGTATCCTCGACGACGAATGCCCGTGCGGCAGAGGAGCGAGAATTGCCCGCCTCACAGGAAGAAGCGACGATATGCTCGTAATAAGAGGTATCAACGTATTCCCCTCACAGATAGAGCATGTCTTAAGATCAATCCCCGAAGTAGGCGACCAGTTCATGGTCTACGTCGACAGGATAAACCATCTCGATGAGATGACAATAGACGTCGAGATCAAGAAGGAATATTTCTCGGGCGAATTAAAGGATCTCGAGAAAATTCAGAAAAAAATTATTCACGCATTAAAAGAGACACTTAATCTCAGAACAAAAGTAAACCTTGTTGAACATGATTCACTCCCGAGATTTGAGGGAAAAGCGAAACGCGTAATTGACAGGAGAGGTGATTCAATTTGA
- a CDS encoding amino acid ABC transporter permease has product MDSLAFTVDILLPALWTGLLVTLQLIVVSAPFGLLAGIGVAVGRTYGGKGTSFLCKAFTIFVKGCPLLLLLFILYFTLPSVGITFTAFQASVIGFIMCNAAYNSEYIRGAIKSVKEGQIIAARSLGMTKYQSIFHIVMPQALRRAIPGLSNEFIYLIKYSSLAYMLTLVELTGAGKLIATKYFTYTETFIFVGAIYLVLVTITTVGAGMLEKKFAVPGTQGH; this is encoded by the coding sequence ATGGACAGCCTTGCATTCACCGTAGACATACTTCTTCCGGCGCTCTGGACCGGACTGCTTGTCACGCTCCAGCTTATCGTAGTTTCGGCTCCTTTCGGCCTCCTTGCAGGAATAGGAGTTGCTGTCGGAAGGACATACGGTGGAAAGGGCACATCGTTCCTGTGCAAGGCTTTTACTATTTTCGTTAAGGGCTGTCCGCTCCTGCTTCTTCTGTTCATATTATATTTCACGCTTCCTTCGGTTGGAATCACATTCACGGCATTCCAGGCCTCAGTTATCGGCTTTATCATGTGCAATGCGGCATACAATTCGGAGTACATCAGGGGGGCGATCAAATCCGTCAAGGAAGGACAGATTATCGCGGCACGCTCCCTAGGAATGACGAAGTACCAGTCGATATTCCACATTGTCATGCCGCAGGCATTAAGAAGAGCGATCCCCGGGCTATCGAACGAGTTCATATACCTGATCAAATACTCCTCTCTTGCGTACATGCTGACTCTGGTTGAACTGACCGGAGCGGGAAAACTGATCGCAACCAAGTATTTCACATATACAGAGACTTTCATCTTCGTCGGCGCAATATACCTCGTGCTCGTAACCATTACGACAGTCGGGGCGGGAATGCTGGAGAAGAAGTTCGCTGTTCCGGGAACCCAGGGTCACTGA
- a CDS encoding amino acid ABC transporter ATP-binding protein, with the protein MSNDEYILRVEDIHKKYGNMEVLKGVSFNVRKGETLVFIGPSGTGKSTLLRCINQLTVPEQGKVFLRDEEVTNSGSKINYFRQKIGMVFQNFCLFDHLTAVRNVEIALIKVKGMKPDEAREKALYELRQVGMEDWADHYPAELSGGQAQRVSIARALAMDPDVILFDEPTSALDPELTREVLEVMKKLAQEGMTMLVVTHEMGFACNVANRILFMENGNIVEEGSPKDLLEGEEISRTKKFIGGLGMKGD; encoded by the coding sequence ATGAGCAACGATGAATATATCCTGAGAGTGGAGGACATCCACAAGAAGTACGGGAATATGGAGGTTTTGAAGGGTGTTTCATTCAATGTCAGAAAAGGCGAGACACTTGTATTCATCGGACCTTCAGGCACGGGAAAGAGCACGCTTTTGAGGTGCATCAACCAGCTGACCGTTCCCGAACAGGGGAAAGTGTTCCTCAGAGACGAAGAGGTAACCAACTCCGGGTCGAAAATCAACTACTTCAGGCAGAAGATCGGGATGGTGTTCCAGAACTTCTGTCTCTTCGACCACTTAACAGCGGTCCGGAACGTTGAGATCGCCCTGATTAAAGTCAAGGGAATGAAACCTGACGAAGCGAGAGAGAAAGCGCTCTACGAACTGAGGCAGGTAGGGATGGAGGACTGGGCGGATCATTACCCTGCCGAACTTTCGGGCGGACAGGCACAGAGGGTCTCAATCGCACGTGCGCTTGCCATGGACCCGGACGTAATTCTGTTTGACGAACCCACTTCAGCACTTGACCCTGAACTTACACGAGAGGTTCTCGAGGTTATGAAGAAGCTCGCACAGGAGGGCATGACTATGCTCGTGGTCACGCACGAGATGGGTTTTGCCTGCAACGTCGCAAACAGAATTCTGTTCATGGAGAACGGAAATATCGTCGAAGAGGGGAGCCCGAAGGACCTCCTCGAAGGCGAAGAGATCTCAAGAACGAAGAAGTTCATCGGCGGTCTCGGGATGAAAGGGGACTAG